The following are encoded together in the Macadamia integrifolia cultivar HAES 741 chromosome 10, SCU_Mint_v3, whole genome shotgun sequence genome:
- the LOC122090631 gene encoding putative FBD-associated F-box protein At1g61330 gives MVVGREVWPKRIQRSRGTDDLSEDVLEIIFSYLPIKSAVQMGVLSSRFSNSWVYCQNLDFGKNFARGRSTEDFTRIVDQVLNLHLGSKVCTFQLFFDPRQKIRQVEEWIRFAVKKGVEEVDIDFSPGKNLNLIPDFLLDCGSLKVLRLNFCEFLRPSFSFNGLLSLTTLSLTRVGITDNIIQSVFNSCLLLENLDLNKCLGIRNLGISAKNLRRFKVLKVTDCYNLSLLYIDAPTLQSLHYSGKVRRFIFSSSTLNLKYAMLNFSASMSKGIEENLYMRNLPFYLAHVNSLTVTSIFLQGLSPKYVDGEFRAIQIRLYNLKEFQLLMEKSSYCNPFDIVIFLKNCPFLERIIIDLKGFSFHCGYYWELYGKKPLVQLDCKFHNLKSVKLKGFKFEECELLLLKFVLEKAIVLEDLSLVPDYKNRKTCAAMIQMYHQLFLSWCASAKTKIVISENQKD, from the exons ATGGTTGTGGGTCGTGAGGTATGGCCAAAGAGAATCCAGAGAAGCAGGGGAACTGATGACCTTAGTGAAGATGTTCTTGAGATCATATTCTCATATTTGCCCATAAAGTCTGCTGTGCAGATGGGAGTTCTATCTTCTAGATTCAGTAATTCATGGGTCTATTGTCAAAATCTTGATTTTGGCAAGAACTTTGCACGAGGCCGGAGCACAGAGGATTTCACAAGAATAGTTGATCAGGTTCTGAATCTCCATTTAGGCTCTAAGGTATGTACATTCCAATTATTCTTTGATCCAAGACAGAAGATCCGACAAGTTGAGGAATGGATACGTTTCGCTGTAaagaaaggagttgaagaggttgATATAGATTTCTCTCCAGGGAAGAACCTGAACTTAATTCCTGATTTTCTCTTAGATTGTGGATCACTGAAGGTTCTAAGATTAAATTTCTGTGAGTTTCTTAGGCCCTCTTTCAGCTTCAATGGTTTGCTCTCActcaccactctctctcttacaaGGGTTGGCATCACTGACAACATAATCCAATCTGTGTTCAATTCATGCTTGCTTCTAGAGAACTTAGATCTGAATAAGTGTCTTGGAATTCGGAATCTCGGAATTTCAGCCAAAAATCTTAGGAGGTTCAAGGTGTTGAAGGTCACAGATTGTTATAACCTATCTTTGTTGTATATAGATGCACCAACTCTACAGTCACTGCATTATTCCGGAAAGGTTAGGAGGTTCATTTTCTCCTCCAGTACATTGAATCTAAAGTATGCAATGCTTAATTTCTCTGCTTCAATGTCCAAAGGGATTGAGGAGAATCTTTACATGAGAAATCTTCCATTTTATTTAGCTCATGTCAACAGTCTCACTGTCACTAGTATTTTCCTTCAG GGACTATCTCCCAAGTATGTGGATGGAGAATTTAGAGCTATTCAAATCCGTTTATACAACTTGAAGGAATTTCAACTGTTGATGGAGAAAAGCAGTTACTGCAATCCGTTCGACATTGTTATTTTCCTGAAAAACTGCCCATTCTTAGAGAGAATTATTATAGAT CTCAAAGGATTTTCATTCCACTGTGGGTATTACTGGGAGCTATATGGGAAGAAGCCACTAGTACAACTTGATTGCAAATTTCATAACCTTAAATCTGTCAAGTTGAAGGGTTTCAAGTTTGAAGAGTGTGAAttgttgttgctgaagtttGTGTTAGAGAAGGCTATTGTGTTAGAAGATTTGTCTCTTGTGCCTGATTACAAGAATAGAAAAACTTGTGCTGCTATGATACAAATGTATCACCAGTTATTTCTTTCTTGGTGTGCATCTGCAAAGACTAAAATAGTTATATCAGAGAACCAAAAAGACTGA
- the LOC122091206 gene encoding putative pentatricopeptide repeat-containing protein At1g03510: MGSHSANHQRLLHYTKLLTSHVNQGRHEQALILFRHMNASPELSLDPFVFPLALKSCAALNFPHLGTTIHAHTTKSSLLSNPFVACALVDMYGKCVSVSSARRLFDEIPQRNVIVWNAMISLFSHSKDVSNALHLFELMDVSPDASSFNSIIAALSESDDGSSKALAFYRRMQDSHVKPTMFTLLALLPACVDVAALNLIKEIHGYSIRNGIDSHAHLSSGLVEAYGRCGCLLYAHYIFERMTTRDVVAWSAMISAYALHGKAETALAIFRQMELARVRPDGITFLGVFKACSHAGLTNEALEYFERMRTDYGVEVSSDHYSCLIDVLSRAGRLYEAYEVIKEMPVKATAKAWGAILGACRTYGEVELAKIAGRNLFEIEPDNPANYVLLATIYCSAGRLDEAESLRKEMKERGVKKTPGSSWVVSHD, from the coding sequence ATGGGTTCCCACAGCGCCAACCATCAACGCCTGCTTCATTACACCAAGCTCCTGACGTCCCATGTAAACCAAGGCCGCCACGAGCAAGCTCTAATACTGTTCCGCCACATGAACGCCTCACCTGAGCTTTCGCTTGACCCTTTCGTCTTCCCACTTGCACTCAAGTCCTGCGCGGCCCTCAACTTCCCTCATCTTGGCACAACCATCCATGCCCACACGACtaagtcttctctcctctccaaCCCATTCGTCGCCTGCGCTCTTGTTGATATGTATGGTAAATGCGTCTCCGTATCTTCTGCCCGCCGACTGTTCGACGAAATTCCTCAACGAAATGTTATTGTGTGGAATGCCAtgatttctcttttctctcactCCAAAGATGTCTCAAATGCACTCCACTTGTTTGAACTCATGGATGTTTCGCCAGATGCATCTTCTTTCAATTCGATCATTGCCGCTTTGTCCGAATCAGATGATGGGTCTTCTAAGGCACTCGCCTTCTATAGACGAATGCAAGATTCACATGTGAAACCAACTATGTTTACCCTTCTGGCTCTGTTGCCTGCGTGTGTTGATGTAGCGGCTTTGAACCTGATTAAAGAAATTCATGGCTACTCTATCAGGAATGGCATTGATTCACATGCTCATCTAAGTAGTGGCCTCGTAGAAGCATATGGCCGATGTGGGTGCCTTTTGTATGCACACTACATATTCGAAAGAATGACTACGAGAGATGTTGTCGCATGGAGTGCCATGATCTCAGCCTACGCATTACACGGGAAGGCTGAAACTGCGCTTGCTATCTTCAGACAAATGGAATTAGCAAGAGTAAGGCCTGATGGGATAACATTTCTGGGAGTGTTTAAGGCTTGTAGTCATGCTGGGCTGACCAACGAAGCCCTGGAATACTTCGAGCGAATGCGTACGGATTATGGTGTAGAAGTGAGCAGTGACCACTACTCCTGCTTAATTGATGTTCTTAGTCGGGCAGGGAGGTTATATGAGGCCTATGAGGTCATAAAGGAGATGCCAGTGAAGGCAACTGCGAAAGCTTGGGGAGCTATACTAGGGGCATGCCGGACATATGGAGAAGTGGAACTTGCGAAGATTGCCGGGAGAAATTTGTTTGAGATAGAGCCTGACAATCCTGCCAATTATGTATTGTTGGCTACCATTTACTGTAGTGCAGGGAGATTAGATGAAGCAGAGAGTTTAAGGAAGGAGATGAAGGAGAGAGGCGTGAAGAAGACACCTGGTAGTAGCTGGGTTGTGTCTCATGACTGA